The following proteins are encoded in a genomic region of Leptolyngbya boryana PCC 6306:
- a CDS encoding restriction endonuclease subunit S has product MLLNSEVILSQVKELTTGTASIHLNVGSVRNFEILVPPLSEQEEILRRAEAAFQSIHLIEEEYCKASKLLERLEQIILAKAFRGELVDQDPNDEPACDLLDRIRAEKKDQTLKSKSKKKVK; this is encoded by the coding sequence ATGCTTCTTAACTCAGAGGTGATTCTCTCTCAAGTCAAAGAACTTACCACAGGTACAGCGTCAATCCACTTGAACGTAGGCTCTGTCAGAAACTTTGAGATTCTAGTTCCTCCTTTGAGTGAGCAAGAGGAAATTTTGCGGCGAGCGGAAGCAGCTTTTCAATCGATTCATCTTATAGAAGAGGAGTACTGTAAAGCAAGTAAGCTGCTTGAACGACTAGAGCAAATAATTCTTGCTAAAGCTTTTAGAGGAGAGTTAGTCGATCAAGATCCTAATGATGAACCAGCTTGTGATTTACTCGATCGCATCCGTGCTGAAAAGAAAGACCAAACGCTAAAATCTAAGAGCAAGAAAAAAGTAAAGTAG
- a CDS encoding IS1 family transposase produces the protein KHLTLRTRIKRLARKTICFSKTEKMHDTVIGLFINRHEFGRAG, from the coding sequence GGAAACATCTAACTTTGAGAACTCGGATCAAGCGGCTTGCCAGAAAGACGATCTGTTTTTCCAAGACTGAGAAGATGCATGATACTGTGATTGGATTATTCATCAATCGTCATGAGTTCGGGCGAGCAGGGTAG
- a CDS encoding helix-turn-helix domain-containing protein produces the protein MQQLANAPDRQTYLALQQEIAQQLNMTVRNVQLLIKAWQTEGVDGIVRQGRSDRGEQRLDEDWSDYILQTYRAGNRGGRRRSRAQVAVRVAARAIEIGDSHPPSRASVYRVLQSELERQEERSRCRSIGWSSETYNSENP, from the coding sequence ATGCAGCAATTGGCGAATGCACCAGATCGTCAAACTTATCTCGCGCTTCAGCAGGAAATCGCCCAGCAATTGAATATGACGGTACGAAACGTGCAGCTTTTGATAAAAGCGTGGCAAACTGAAGGTGTCGATGGGATTGTGCGACAAGGGAGATCGGATCGAGGAGAGCAGCGACTCGATGAAGATTGGAGTGATTACATTCTGCAAACATATCGAGCGGGCAATCGGGGAGGACGGCGCAGGAGCCGTGCCCAGGTTGCTGTTCGAGTAGCAGCACGGGCAATCGAAATCGGAGACTCTCATCCACCAAGTCGAGCGAGTGTCTATCGGGTCTTGCAAAGTGAGCTGGAACGACAGGAAGAGCGATCGCGTTGCCGCTCCATTGGCTGGAGTAGTGAAACCTATAATTCTGAAAACCCGTGA
- a CDS encoding IS1/IS1595 family N-terminal zinc-binding domain-containing protein, producing MVLEPVQCPDCQSVDVVKHGRSAAGKQRYCCRNLECSRRSFI from the coding sequence ATGGTCCTAGAACCTGTTCAATGTCCCGATTGCCAGAGTGTGGATGTCGTTAAGCATGGTCGCAGTGCTGCTGGAAAACAACGGTATTGTTGCCGTAACTTAGAGTGTTCGAGACGATCATTTATCTT
- a CDS encoding ABC-three component system middle component 2: MAAPFNSPIETGIRSLVILTAVFPRQLDLQYLVYFDYLTVHTGDVGGPESLHASLPSRSGELLVRRKLVEHGILLMMSRQLIERSASSSGFQYVATDSASAFLSMLTSPYLLKLRERANWVATTFSTSTIEDLQSLERQFFREWSSQFQPIERVGEVR; the protein is encoded by the coding sequence ATGGCAGCACCTTTTAATAGCCCAATTGAAACTGGAATTCGATCGCTTGTCATTTTGACAGCAGTTTTTCCACGCCAACTCGATTTGCAATACTTAGTTTATTTCGACTACTTAACAGTGCATACAGGAGATGTCGGTGGACCAGAGAGTTTGCACGCTTCTCTTCCTTCACGATCTGGGGAACTGTTAGTACGGCGTAAGTTAGTTGAGCATGGCATTTTATTGATGATGAGTCGGCAATTGATAGAGCGATCTGCTTCGTCCAGCGGCTTTCAGTATGTTGCAACAGACAGCGCTAGTGCATTTCTGTCCATGCTTACTTCACCATATCTCTTAAAACTTAGAGAACGAGCTAATTGGGTCGCTACAACTTTTAGCACTTCTACGATCGAAGACTTGCAATCTTTGGAAAGGCAATTCTTTAGAGAATGGTCCTCACAATTTCAGCCTATTGAGCGCGTAGGAGAGGTAAGATGA
- a CDS encoding IS1/IS1595 family N-terminal zinc-binding domain-containing protein has product MVLEPVQCPDCQSVDVVKHGRSAAGKQRYCCRNLECSRRSFILNFSYRGRLPEVKAQI; this is encoded by the coding sequence ATGGTCCTAGAACCTGTTCAATGTCCCGATTGCCAGAGTGTGGATGTCGTTAAGCATGGTCGCAGTGCTGCTGGAAAACAACGGTATTGTTGCCGTAACTTAGAGTGTTCGAGACGATCATTTATCTTGAACTTTAGCTATCGAGGACGACTGCCTGAAGTCAAAGCGCAAATCA
- a CDS encoding group II intron reverse transcriptase yields MEKPQLETNPEDGYRLQTRIFKAKRRGNTKQVHRLQKLLMKSRSAKLLAVRRVTQDNQGKSTAGIDGIKSLTPDQRLHLVNFLTLSGKAKPTRRAMIPKPGTTEKRPLGIPCMIERAKQMLVKLALEPEWEAMFESCTYGFRPGRGAHDAIEAIFLSIKHKSKYVLDADILKCFDKINQEKLLEKLNTFPKLAKQIKAWLKSGVVMEGQLFPTPEGTPQGGNLSPLLALVALHGLETAIRGSIRQSIKAQKQLTVVFYADDFVILDPSLDTIQKCKLAAQAWLQEMSLELKPSKTCISHTLTPYEGKVGFDFLGFNIRQYLVGKHQSGRNWKGERLGFKTIIKPSKQKIKLHMEALSNIIKRHKTASQEGLIGQLNPLIRGWCNYYSTVCSSKIFSRCDWILQSSQLRAWARYRTKRWNLKTFNRYWHNVDGKLTFSTQSGVELISHTDTAIKRHLKVKGDRSYFDGDVIYWSTRQGKHPEVPNRVARLLKKYRGKCPECGLLFVEGDLIEVDHIIPKRKGGTDHFENLQPLHRHCHDVKSARDTIHGVEGADDNSRTVE; encoded by the coding sequence ATGGAAAAACCTCAACTGGAAACGAATCCAGAAGACGGTTATCGACTCCAAACCAGAATCTTCAAAGCCAAGCGTCGTGGGAATACCAAGCAGGTTCACAGACTCCAGAAACTGTTGATGAAATCTAGGTCGGCTAAGCTCCTTGCAGTCAGGCGAGTCACTCAGGATAACCAAGGAAAGTCAACCGCAGGGATAGATGGAATTAAATCCTTAACCCCTGATCAACGACTACACCTCGTCAACTTCCTGACCCTAAGCGGAAAAGCAAAACCGACGCGAAGGGCGATGATTCCAAAACCCGGAACGACGGAAAAGCGACCGTTAGGAATTCCTTGTATGATTGAAAGAGCAAAGCAAATGCTCGTTAAACTTGCATTAGAGCCTGAATGGGAAGCGATGTTTGAATCGTGTACTTATGGGTTTCGACCTGGACGAGGCGCTCATGATGCTATCGAAGCGATCTTTCTCAGTATCAAGCATAAAAGCAAATATGTCTTAGATGCGGACATTCTGAAATGTTTTGATAAAATCAACCAGGAAAAGCTACTAGAAAAGCTGAATACCTTCCCGAAACTTGCTAAGCAAATCAAGGCTTGGCTGAAATCGGGAGTCGTCATGGAGGGACAGTTATTCCCAACACCAGAAGGGACACCGCAAGGAGGAAACCTTTCACCACTCCTAGCTTTGGTCGCTCTACACGGGTTGGAAACAGCAATCCGAGGAAGCATTCGTCAAAGTATTAAAGCACAAAAACAACTGACGGTTGTGTTCTATGCAGACGACTTTGTAATTCTCGACCCATCACTTGACACAATTCAAAAGTGTAAACTAGCAGCACAAGCCTGGTTACAGGAGATGTCCTTAGAGCTAAAGCCTAGTAAGACCTGCATCTCTCATACGCTCACCCCGTATGAGGGAAAGGTGGGCTTCGATTTCCTCGGATTCAACATCCGCCAATACCTGGTTGGTAAGCATCAATCGGGTCGAAACTGGAAAGGTGAAAGGCTGGGCTTTAAGACGATCATCAAACCAAGCAAGCAGAAGATAAAGCTACACATGGAAGCATTAAGCAACATCATTAAACGGCACAAGACGGCATCACAAGAGGGGCTAATTGGGCAACTGAACCCGTTGATTCGGGGATGGTGTAATTATTACTCCACAGTGTGTAGCTCGAAAATCTTCTCTCGCTGTGATTGGATTCTCCAATCTTCACAGTTGAGAGCTTGGGCAAGATACAGAACCAAAAGATGGAACCTTAAAACCTTTAACCGATATTGGCACAATGTTGATGGCAAGTTGACCTTCTCAACTCAAAGTGGGGTAGAACTCATTTCTCACACTGATACCGCAATCAAACGCCATCTGAAAGTCAAAGGAGATCGGAGCTATTTTGATGGGGACGTAATTTACTGGAGTACGAGACAAGGCAAACACCCAGAAGTACCTAATCGAGTAGCACGACTACTCAAGAAGTATCGAGGGAAATGCCCAGAATGTGGATTGCTGTTTGTAGAAGGCGATCTGATTGAGGTTGACCACATTATCCCGAAACGGAAAGGTGGAACAGATCACTTCGAGAATCTGCAACCTCTTCATCGCCATTGCCATGACGTGAAATCTGCCCGTGACACAATTCACGGCGTAGAAGGTGCTGATGACAACAGCCGGACTGTTGAGTAG
- a CDS encoding pentapeptide repeat-containing protein, giving the protein MIDVAPDMNDFSRQNLRGWNFKGQDLTGADFSGADIRGATFTNAILREAKFTGAKAGLRKRWVILQAVSALVLSALLNFVSIFFTAAIVASYFTPKGIQQYTILPGLAFLFVLGAVYFAIACRGATAKAFGTIMLCVAVAVAIAVAGAVAGAVAIAVGITVTGAVAGAVAAGAVATLLTVTVAVGVGVAVAGIVAIAGTGTGAVGAAFAFALALAGSVVIGIAGGVTVTVAVLTMILSFYVAWRMSKEDEKFALARSFGITLSALGGTNFQGADLTGTTFSGALLKNTNFANSRKQETTLTQVCWKDAKKLNRAQVGDSILTNRNVRELLVTGKGINQNFESANLRGADLTSAKLNGAILKYADLGEAILTYADLQHANLTEAQAIGANFTGAYLTGACIEAWNIDSTTNLQDVDAKFVYLLENEQERRPSSSEFAPGEFTTLFQKALNTVDLIFRDGIDWKAFFQSFQELRSQYSDENLSIQAIEKKSDGAFIIRLEVSLEADKAKIERQAKQLYEGQIRQLEERVAEHQDSVKYLRQSNANLEKVIQTMAENQSSKYDFRGSNIGNFIDTAQSGSQQSNIQYVNMSQDLTQAAQQIQDLLQQLQNQGVTVADSQQQVATDLANQAKTNPAIKKRLALWGKAMANKASETTVSEAAKLVLTLALKAAGVPLP; this is encoded by the coding sequence ATGATTGACGTTGCCCCTGATATGAACGATTTTTCTCGTCAGAATCTGCGTGGTTGGAATTTCAAAGGTCAAGATTTGACTGGGGCGGATTTTTCGGGTGCGGATATTCGAGGAGCAACGTTTACCAATGCGATTTTGAGAGAAGCAAAGTTTACTGGAGCAAAGGCAGGATTGCGAAAGCGCTGGGTGATTCTTCAAGCGGTGAGTGCTTTGGTGCTTTCAGCGCTTCTAAACTTTGTTTCGATATTTTTTACTGCTGCGATCGTCGCCTCTTACTTCACACCGAAAGGTATTCAGCAATATACGATTCTCCCAGGGTTAGCCTTTCTCTTCGTATTAGGAGCAGTTTATTTTGCGATCGCTTGTCGAGGCGCAACAGCTAAAGCGTTTGGAACGATCATGCTCTGCGTCGCAGTCGCAGTCGCAATCGCAGTCGCAGGCGCAGTCGCAGGCGCAGTCGCAATCGCAGTCGGAATCACGGTCACAGGCGCAGTCGCAGGCGCAGTCGCAGCAGGCGCAGTCGCGACCCTACTTACAGTCACAGTCGCAGTCGGAGTCGGAGTTGCGGTTGCAGGCATAGTCGCAATCGCAGGTACAGGCACAGGCGCAGTTGGCGCTGCATTCGCATTCGCACTCGCACTCGCAGGCAGCGTCGTAATCGGAATCGCAGGCGGAGTTACAGTTACAGTCGCAGTCTTGACGATGATTCTGAGCTTCTATGTTGCTTGGCGGATGTCTAAAGAAGATGAAAAGTTTGCATTAGCTCGAAGCTTTGGCATTACGCTTAGCGCTTTGGGAGGAACCAACTTTCAGGGTGCTGATCTAACAGGTACAACATTCTCAGGCGCATTACTCAAAAACACTAACTTTGCCAATAGCCGCAAGCAAGAAACAACCTTGACTCAAGTTTGCTGGAAAGATGCCAAGAAATTGAACCGCGCTCAGGTTGGAGACTCCATTCTGACGAATCGCAACGTTCGAGAACTATTAGTCACAGGCAAAGGCATCAATCAAAACTTTGAAAGCGCTAATCTCCGAGGCGCAGACTTAACTAGCGCTAAACTCAATGGCGCAATCCTCAAGTATGCTGATCTCGGTGAAGCCATTCTCACTTATGCCGATTTACAACACGCGAATCTCACCGAAGCGCAAGCCATTGGCGCTAATTTTACAGGTGCATACCTCACAGGTGCGTGTATCGAAGCCTGGAATATTGACAGCACCACAAATCTGCAAGATGTAGATGCCAAGTTTGTTTACTTACTTGAAAATGAACAAGAGCGCCGACCGAGCAGCAGCGAGTTTGCACCCGGAGAATTTACAACACTCTTTCAGAAAGCCTTAAACACGGTTGATTTAATTTTCCGAGATGGGATCGACTGGAAAGCCTTCTTCCAATCCTTTCAAGAATTACGATCGCAATACAGCGATGAAAATCTCTCCATTCAAGCGATCGAAAAGAAAAGCGATGGAGCTTTTATCATTCGCTTGGAAGTTTCACTCGAAGCAGACAAAGCAAAAATCGAGCGTCAAGCAAAACAACTTTATGAAGGGCAAATTCGACAGCTAGAAGAGCGAGTAGCGGAACACCAAGACAGTGTAAAATACTTGCGTCAAAGTAATGCGAATTTAGAAAAGGTTATTCAAACAATGGCTGAGAACCAATCTTCCAAATACGATTTTCGAGGTTCTAACATTGGTAACTTTATCGATACTGCTCAATCTGGAAGTCAACAAAGCAATATTCAATACGTCAACATGAGCCAAGATCTCACGCAAGCGGCTCAGCAGATTCAAGACTTACTGCAACAACTTCAGAATCAAGGTGTAACCGTCGCAGACTCTCAGCAACAGGTCGCAACTGATTTGGCAAACCAAGCCAAGACAAATCCTGCCATTAAGAAGAGATTAGCCCTGTGGGGCAAAGCAATGGCGAACAAAGCCAGTGAGACAACCGTAAGTGAGGCTGCAAAGCTGGTTCTCACACTGGCACTCAAAGCTGCCGGAGTCCCTTTACCGTAG
- a CDS encoding ABC-three component system protein — protein sequence MNGNPIPKPIRVQFFSPSEWEEFIQEWAVSIDNQYVKVRRLGGSGDLGVDIVGFITSGGWDQEWDNFQCKQYKNPLCPSDIWVEIGKITYYSYKGEYSPPRKHYFVPSKGVGTSLEKLLGNPKKLKEEAKACWDKYCRDGITKTTSVKLEGDFLQWFNAFDFSIFSSKSFVDLIEDHSRTHYHAVRFGGGLPARPQAPLPPDECSHEETRYVQQLFAAYQDHLKASVNDISDLSPALARDFQRQRTRFYHAESLRNFARDTVPVGTFEKFQDEVFHGVIDTCDSEHSDGLSRMKNTLNQAANLSITSNPLTIAAEIQDKQGVCHQLANDNRLIWVPQTEEA from the coding sequence TTGAACGGCAATCCCATTCCCAAACCCATCCGCGTGCAATTTTTTTCGCCGTCCGAGTGGGAAGAGTTTATTCAGGAGTGGGCTGTCTCAATAGATAATCAATATGTCAAGGTTAGACGACTTGGCGGATCTGGGGATTTAGGTGTTGATATCGTTGGGTTCATCACTTCGGGTGGGTGGGATCAAGAATGGGATAATTTTCAATGTAAGCAATATAAAAATCCTCTTTGTCCAAGTGACATTTGGGTTGAGATTGGAAAGATCACCTATTATTCCTACAAAGGAGAATATTCACCTCCACGCAAGCATTACTTCGTACCATCTAAGGGTGTCGGCACATCTCTAGAAAAGTTACTCGGAAACCCTAAAAAGTTGAAGGAAGAAGCGAAAGCATGTTGGGATAAATACTGCCGCGATGGAATTACAAAAACTACGAGTGTTAAGCTTGAAGGAGATTTCCTTCAATGGTTTAACGCATTCGATTTCTCCATCTTTTCATCAAAATCCTTCGTTGATCTGATTGAAGACCACAGTCGAACCCACTACCATGCCGTAAGATTTGGCGGAGGTTTACCTGCACGTCCGCAGGCTCCCTTGCCGCCTGACGAGTGTAGCCACGAAGAAACTCGTTACGTGCAGCAGTTATTTGCAGCTTACCAGGATCATCTCAAGGCATCCGTGAATGATATTTCAGACCTCTCGCCCGCTCTAGCAAGAGACTTTCAGAGACAAAGAACACGCTTCTACCATGCTGAATCATTACGTAACTTCGCTCGCGATACCGTACCTGTTGGAACATTTGAAAAATTTCAAGACGAAGTATTTCATGGGGTGATCGATACCTGCGATAGTGAACATAGCGATGGATTGTCTCGTATGAAAAATACTCTTAATCAAGCGGCAAATCTCTCTATAACATCGAATCCCCTTACCATTGCCGCTGAAATTCAAGATAAGCAAGGTGTTTGCCATCAACTTGCAAATGACAACAGATTAATTTGGGTTCCCCAGACCGAGGAGGCTTAA
- a CDS encoding SMC family protein codes for MTWQPLQLRGISFIGREGKEPALLRFRSGLNVICGASDTGKSFIVEAIDYLLGARDPLRDIPERIGYDRARLSLETVDADGQFTLQRSTTGGDFQKWDGDWLLSNPSSTGIILKAKHSENTNSLSSYLLQSLRLAGKRVKKSQAGDTQNLSFRNLSKLVVVQENSITKRGSPFLSEQRTSNTADYSVFKLLLTGLDDSALISYAQQQAEATNRQQSNAAKLEMLNEWLGELHEELNQIGITPTEAQNQLLELEATFEQQGHIIRQAQSDLNERMQIRRSILDEQQSFLDRIAEINGLLSRFQLLQRHYQIDIERLEAIQESGTLFVLLDHAPCPLCGSPPEEQHYQEVCDGNVEQNIEAARAEISKISKLLIDLEDTVIDLENELEEVTARKEELDPRIQSLTQEIQDILAPALGNAEASLNELLGRSNQLQKVIDVSYRIEHLEEKRLNLLETSETLSNLAVPTIDLSKSVLDAFSQKVQHLLQTWGFPNCDRVHFDESDKDIVINGQLRTSRGKGLRAITHAAMSIGLMEFCRERNLPHPGFVVLDSPLLAYYEPEGVADSLEGTDLKIRFYEYLANNHNDSQIIIVENEHPPESTTEKIELTIFTRNPERGRFGFFPVPS; via the coding sequence ATGACGTGGCAACCTCTTCAGTTACGTGGAATCTCATTTATTGGTCGAGAAGGCAAAGAACCTGCTCTACTACGGTTTCGTAGTGGCTTAAATGTGATTTGTGGAGCATCTGACACTGGAAAGTCATTTATTGTTGAAGCTATTGATTATCTCTTAGGTGCTAGAGATCCACTCAGAGATATTCCAGAACGGATCGGTTACGATCGAGCAAGACTAAGTCTGGAGACTGTAGACGCTGACGGTCAGTTCACTCTTCAAAGAAGTACGACTGGCGGAGATTTCCAGAAATGGGATGGAGACTGGCTCCTAAGCAACCCTAGCTCTACTGGAATTATTCTTAAAGCAAAACATTCGGAAAATACTAACTCCCTTTCCAGCTACCTATTGCAGTCCCTTAGATTAGCGGGCAAAAGAGTAAAGAAGAGTCAAGCTGGAGACACCCAAAATCTCAGCTTCCGAAATCTCTCAAAGTTAGTAGTAGTTCAGGAAAACAGCATTACCAAACGCGGATCTCCATTCTTATCTGAACAGAGGACTAGCAATACCGCAGATTATTCTGTTTTCAAGCTACTACTTACCGGATTAGATGATAGTGCTCTAATCAGCTATGCTCAACAACAGGCAGAGGCAACAAACCGTCAACAATCGAACGCTGCCAAGCTTGAAATGCTTAATGAATGGTTAGGTGAACTGCACGAAGAACTCAACCAGATAGGCATCACGCCTACAGAAGCTCAAAATCAACTCTTAGAACTAGAAGCTACATTTGAGCAACAAGGGCACATTATTAGACAAGCGCAATCCGATTTAAACGAGCGGATGCAAATTCGTCGATCGATTTTAGACGAGCAGCAATCATTTCTGGATAGGATAGCAGAGATTAATGGTTTATTGTCTCGTTTCCAGCTTCTGCAAAGACATTACCAAATTGATATTGAGCGTCTAGAAGCAATACAAGAGTCAGGAACGCTATTTGTTCTTTTAGATCATGCTCCGTGTCCTCTTTGTGGGTCTCCCCCAGAGGAACAACACTACCAAGAAGTATGCGATGGCAATGTTGAACAAAACATTGAAGCTGCAAGAGCTGAGATTTCCAAGATTTCCAAGCTTTTGATTGATCTTGAGGATACTGTAATTGACCTTGAAAATGAGCTAGAAGAGGTAACTGCACGTAAAGAAGAGTTAGACCCTCGAATTCAATCACTTACTCAAGAGATTCAGGACATTCTTGCACCTGCGCTCGGTAATGCGGAAGCTAGCCTGAATGAGCTGCTAGGAAGATCCAATCAGTTACAAAAAGTTATTGATGTATCATATCGCATCGAGCATTTGGAAGAGAAAAGACTCAATCTTCTTGAGACCTCCGAAACTTTAAGTAACCTCGCCGTTCCAACAATAGACTTATCTAAATCTGTACTCGATGCCTTTTCTCAAAAGGTTCAACATCTGCTGCAAACATGGGGCTTTCCGAATTGCGATCGCGTTCACTTTGACGAATCAGACAAGGATATCGTTATCAATGGTCAACTTCGTACAAGTCGCGGAAAAGGACTTAGAGCGATTACTCATGCTGCTATGAGCATTGGCTTGATGGAGTTTTGTCGGGAGAGGAATCTACCTCACCCAGGGTTCGTTGTCCTAGACTCACCTCTATTAGCTTATTACGAACCTGAAGGAGTTGCTGATAGTCTGGAAGGAACTGATCTTAAGATTAGATTCTATGAGTACTTAGCTAATAATCATAATGATAGTCAGATCATCATTGTTGAAAATGAGCATCCCCCTGAATCGACCACAGAGAAAATTGAGCTAACAATCTTCACGCGTAATCCTGAGCGAGGACGCTTTGGATTCTTTCCTGTACCCAGTTAG
- a CDS encoding IS1 family transposase (programmed frameshift), translating into MLSCPSCESKHVVKNGRIHNGKQNYRCRDCRRQFVQDPQNKLIDQATKDLIDKLLLERLSLAGIARVTGVSELWLQRYVNAKYGAVPRRVSVSAKKKGRLTIQCDELWSFVDHQGNKQWVWLAIDAETREIVGVHIGNRSEVGSTALWQSLPPVYRQCAICYTDFWAAYAAVLPSQRHRAVGKESGLTNRIERFNCTLRQRISRLVRKTLSFSKKVDNHIGAIWYFIHHYNASLPG; encoded by the exons ATGCTTTCTTGTCCCAGTTGCGAGTCCAAACACGTCGTCAAAAATGGCAGAATCCATAACGGCAAACAGAACTATCGTTGTCGAGACTGTAGACGACAGTTCGTGCAAGACCCGCAGAACAAACTCATTGATCAGGCGACTAAAGACTTGATTGATAAGTTGCTGTTAGAGCGGTTGTCATTGGCAGGAATTGCGAGAGTCACCGGGGTTTCTGAGCTATGGCTGCAACGCTATGTGAATGCCAAATATGGTGCTGTGCCGCGACGGGTGAGCGTGAGCGCTAAAA AAAAGGGGCGATTAACCATCCAGTGCGACGAGTTGTGGTCGTTCGTTGACCACCAAGGAAACAAGCAGTGGGTTTGGTTAGCGATAGATGCAGAGACACGGGAAATTGTGGGCGTGCATATCGGAAACCGTTCAGAAGTGGGATCTACAGCCTTGTGGCAATCCTTGCCTCCAGTCTACCGACAATGTGCCATCTGCTATACCGACTTCTGGGCAGCGTATGCAGCAGTCTTACCCAGTCAACGGCATCGGGCAGTTGGCAAGGAGAGTGGTTTGACCAACCGGATTGAACGATTCAACTGCACCCTGCGTCAAAGAATCTCTCGGTTGGTGCGAAAAACCTTGTCGTTCTCCAAGAAGGTGGACAATCACATTGGAGCGATCTGGTACTTCATTCATCACTACAATGCATCCTTACCTGGTTAG